Proteins found in one Sporosarcina sp. FSL K6-3457 genomic segment:
- a CDS encoding ABC transporter permease, protein MNRMEVGCMLSVRRLLFFMQQYTKQLRKKWATLLLLFLFPILLIGLLLGLVVGLLVPDEHSPIRVALVDEDGTKESRLFGSLLAEVASGDAVIQIIALTAEQAQQLMVQNEISTYFSFPEGFTADLYEGESAAIPIVGNPARPTDSYLVKELVESMARYIGAAQANILTINDYAKKMDMPKEQRQELMLQQFMDFTLYTLGKDKLLDKVVLENVATSSPVHYYVLAGWFMSLSIWALAFYMILGKEQHRAMQIRLTLAGVMLWQRIFSRVVVALGGSLIYATMLFGVVSQFVHYDLYFIDYVRFTLFTVLYTLLLLFGIALLDIWVSSQKMVLLLQSVWTFVMIVTSGAVIPTLYFPLGMQRVLPYFFSYDSMNWMIDIVLEGRNYADFTSLIIVVAGGLLIVWISAVAKERWIR, encoded by the coding sequence ATGAATAGGATGGAAGTGGGTTGTATGCTCTCCGTTAGAAGATTATTATTCTTTATGCAGCAATATACGAAGCAATTGAGGAAGAAGTGGGCGACCCTTCTTCTTCTTTTTCTATTTCCTATATTGTTGATAGGCCTATTATTGGGGCTTGTAGTTGGTTTACTAGTGCCTGACGAGCATTCGCCGATTCGTGTAGCACTGGTGGATGAGGATGGTACAAAAGAATCGCGGTTATTCGGCAGTTTGTTGGCAGAAGTAGCCTCAGGTGATGCAGTGATTCAAATTATTGCCTTAACGGCAGAGCAGGCACAACAATTGATGGTGCAAAATGAAATTAGTACCTATTTTTCATTTCCCGAAGGATTTACAGCAGATTTGTATGAGGGGGAATCTGCGGCAATTCCAATTGTTGGAAATCCAGCTAGGCCTACGGATAGTTATTTGGTGAAAGAATTAGTGGAAAGTATGGCGCGTTATATTGGAGCAGCGCAGGCCAATATACTAACAATCAATGATTATGCTAAAAAAATGGATATGCCGAAAGAACAGCGGCAGGAGTTGATGCTGCAGCAATTTATGGATTTCACGTTATATACACTCGGCAAGGATAAGCTACTGGATAAGGTAGTGCTGGAAAATGTAGCAACGTCTTCTCCTGTGCATTATTACGTGTTGGCAGGCTGGTTTATGAGCTTGTCGATTTGGGCGCTTGCTTTTTATATGATTTTAGGAAAAGAGCAACATCGGGCGATGCAAATACGTCTGACATTAGCAGGGGTGATGTTATGGCAACGCATTTTTTCACGGGTGGTTGTAGCATTGGGTGGCAGTTTGATCTATGCAACGATGCTGTTTGGTGTTGTTAGCCAGTTTGTGCATTATGATTTGTATTTCATCGACTATGTACGGTTTACGTTGTTTACAGTTCTGTATACTTTATTATTGCTCTTTGGAATCGCGTTGCTGGATATTTGGGTTTCATCGCAGAAAATGGTTTTACTTTTGCAGAGTGTTTGGACTTTCGTCATGATTGTTACAAGTGGTGCAGTCATTCCGACTTTGTACTTTCCATTAGGTATGCAGCGTGTTTTGCCGTATTTCTTTTCCTATGACAGTATGAATTGGATGATTGATATTGTGCTAGAGGGACGCAATTATGCGGATTTCACATCGCTAATTATTGTTGTTGCTGGCGGTCTGCTTATTGTGTGGATATCGGCGGTTGCTAAAGAGAGGTGGATCCGATGA
- a CDS encoding YdcF family protein, which translates to MKVSQKMILLACLLVVAVGIFGWWRTGKWIEAGMEPVADGTNDYAIVLGAKVKQDSLSLSLRYRLDAAIAYADENPHVTLILSGGQGSDEPMSEAEAMRRFLMDYGIEESRLILEDASTSTYENLLYSKKLLPSDVDSITIISSDFHLARAQRIAEILDLKSDVVAAKTPKVVEAKSVLRERLALVRTVVVGR; encoded by the coding sequence ATGAAAGTATCGCAGAAAATGATTCTGCTAGCATGCCTTCTAGTGGTTGCTGTCGGCATTTTTGGCTGGTGGCGAACGGGGAAATGGATAGAAGCAGGTATGGAGCCAGTAGCAGACGGCACAAATGATTATGCAATTGTGTTGGGGGCAAAGGTGAAACAAGATAGTTTGTCGTTGTCTTTGCGTTATCGTTTGGATGCAGCAATAGCTTATGCCGATGAAAATCCTCATGTGACACTGATTTTATCGGGCGGGCAAGGCTCGGATGAACCGATGAGTGAAGCGGAAGCAATGAGGCGGTTTTTAATGGATTATGGCATTGAAGAGAGTCGGCTGATACTAGAAGATGCATCGACTTCAACCTATGAAAACCTTCTTTACTCGAAGAAACTGCTACCGTCTGATGTCGATTCCATCACGATTATTTCAAGCGATTTTCACTTAGCAAGGGCACAGAGGATTGCGGAGATTTTAGATTTGAAGTCCGATGTAGTCGCGGCTAAGACGCCGAAAGTAGTAGAGGCGAAGTCAGTGTTGCGAGAGCGCCTTGCGTTGGTGAGGACGGTTGTTGTGGGCAGATAG
- a CDS encoding ABC transporter permease: protein MTIIVSARLMRWRKEWKSLVCWLLLPIVLTVLVMASVGAWQQEMKVPIALVVEEQTELVEQLVANIASTELLHIHFMELDMALHKLEQHELDSVFVIREGYADNILAGRRNQLIEAYSSNRSYAYQAVVETITSFAQQDAARSKAAFVIKQLFKEAQMEDEWNYIEIIDSSQERQQNESLLQSSFSYFDKDSEAVEQSFSIVPVWGMWALFAMITVFFLFDWVLKENRVAIRSRWQFTSMSFGQYAIGTFVLYTLLLVVVDLFTAVIFLNLFDEKITLPVVISLFTFRLTINLLAFLLASVSKQLFMYYVSGIAIALLLAVVGGAIVPLQGLARKWPWLEALSPVHALLSGMIPAVWLTVLVALFTIWLWKGVKSYA from the coding sequence ATGACGATAATTGTTTCCGCTCGACTGATGCGCTGGCGTAAGGAATGGAAAAGTCTAGTGTGCTGGTTGCTATTGCCGATTGTATTGACGGTGCTGGTAATGGCAAGTGTAGGTGCGTGGCAACAAGAGATGAAGGTGCCGATTGCGCTTGTTGTGGAAGAACAAACTGAACTGGTCGAGCAGTTGGTTGCAAATATTGCAAGCACAGAACTTCTACATATTCACTTTATGGAGTTAGACATGGCACTTCACAAGCTTGAGCAGCATGAATTAGATAGTGTATTTGTTATACGCGAGGGCTATGCGGATAATATTCTCGCAGGGCGGCGCAATCAGCTGATTGAAGCATACTCATCGAATCGCTCCTATGCTTATCAGGCTGTTGTTGAAACGATTACGTCGTTTGCCCAACAGGATGCCGCTCGCTCGAAGGCAGCATTTGTCATTAAGCAATTATTCAAAGAGGCGCAGATGGAAGATGAATGGAATTACATAGAAATTATCGATAGCAGTCAAGAGCGACAACAAAATGAGTCATTGCTACAGTCGAGCTTTTCTTATTTTGATAAAGACAGTGAAGCGGTCGAACAATCATTTTCAATTGTACCTGTATGGGGGATGTGGGCGTTATTTGCGATGATTACGGTATTTTTCCTGTTTGACTGGGTGTTGAAAGAAAATCGAGTGGCTATTCGTTCACGGTGGCAATTTACATCGATGTCATTTGGCCAATATGCAATAGGTACATTTGTGCTGTATACGCTGTTGTTAGTTGTAGTGGACTTGTTTACCGCAGTCATTTTCTTGAATTTATTTGATGAAAAAATTACGCTTCCAGTTGTCATATCACTTTTCACTTTCAGACTAACGATCAATTTGCTCGCCTTTTTGCTAGCTAGTGTATCCAAACAATTATTCATGTACTATGTGAGTGGTATAGCAATCGCACTGTTACTCGCAGTGGTTGGCGGGGCGATTGTACCGCTTCAGGGGCTGGCGCGGAAGTGGCCATGGCTGGAAGCACTCAGTCCAGTTCACGCATTATTGAGTGGAATGATTCCGGCTGTTTGGCTTACAGTATTAGTAGCTTTATTCACCATATGGTTATGGAAAGGAGTTAAATCGTATGCTTGA
- a CDS encoding DUF6583 family protein — protein sequence MEETAVKKKSFKALIVALVTVLVLVGGSASAFFLLNKSSKLQYFLAEAETFKEMSTLVEERYKNELNWMKVQQEKPVETKYDLSGEWNDPSVDPMMQEIQSIVNSVTLSMNQVYDPTKKELETAFSGELGAVSVDFGSIFATTEKLVVALPFLNELIRFDDKDFRKLMREFDENFEGNENLGLPQLFESSSSSMEEVNAYIEKEYIEFLIKELPEDAFTTDKEEILVVDEKVKAKKITMNLKEEQVKNLLKSLLTKAQTDEKLKEIVKDQLGVSAFAGDFSPSDLAMVVEEFDKGIEAAIEGVDSLSIPNGLQSTIWHQSNQIVQRDFALTIGSHEDDLVTVNVTGTQLLEKTAQQWDYKVALTDSFGDESTMNINGDLAWKDQQADDSIVISVEDIEFSYQGKEELNDNKRTFTRTFAFTDGYSEPSLIWQGNATHDSDNMIANHEFKFSERGIGEDLFSLLLKQQGKIVKKVDMPEETDSTVNIGQMDRGQIESFIELEVAPKVEEWFYELMGEVEGELY from the coding sequence ATGGAAGAAACAGCAGTGAAGAAAAAATCGTTTAAGGCGCTGATTGTTGCACTTGTAACAGTACTTGTTTTAGTAGGTGGAAGTGCATCCGCATTTTTTCTATTGAACAAATCATCAAAATTACAATACTTTTTAGCAGAGGCGGAAACCTTTAAAGAGATGAGTACGCTAGTTGAAGAACGTTATAAAAATGAATTGAATTGGATGAAGGTGCAACAAGAGAAACCAGTAGAAACAAAGTATGATTTGTCTGGTGAGTGGAATGATCCATCTGTTGACCCTATGATGCAGGAAATTCAAAGTATCGTTAATAGTGTCACATTATCTATGAATCAAGTATATGATCCAACGAAGAAGGAGCTTGAAACAGCATTTAGTGGAGAGCTTGGCGCTGTCTCTGTCGATTTCGGTTCAATCTTTGCAACTACTGAAAAATTAGTTGTAGCATTGCCATTTTTGAATGAGCTCATTCGATTTGACGATAAGGATTTCAGGAAATTGATGAGAGAGTTTGATGAGAATTTTGAAGGCAATGAAAATCTGGGATTACCCCAGCTGTTCGAAAGTAGTTCTTCGTCAATGGAAGAAGTAAATGCCTATATCGAAAAAGAGTATATTGAATTTTTAATAAAAGAGCTTCCAGAGGATGCTTTTACGACTGACAAAGAAGAAATACTTGTAGTAGATGAAAAGGTGAAAGCTAAGAAAATCACGATGAATCTTAAGGAAGAGCAAGTGAAAAACTTGTTGAAAAGTTTATTAACAAAAGCCCAAACAGATGAAAAGCTGAAAGAAATCGTTAAAGATCAATTGGGTGTGTCTGCATTTGCAGGGGATTTTTCACCAAGTGATCTTGCAATGGTTGTTGAGGAGTTTGACAAAGGCATTGAAGCAGCAATCGAAGGTGTGGATTCTTTGAGCATACCAAATGGACTTCAATCGACGATTTGGCACCAATCTAATCAAATAGTTCAACGGGACTTTGCGTTGACAATCGGTTCTCATGAGGATGATTTGGTCACTGTTAACGTGACAGGTACACAATTATTAGAAAAAACAGCCCAACAATGGGATTATAAAGTCGCTTTGACGGATTCCTTTGGCGATGAAAGTACGATGAATATCAATGGGGATTTAGCATGGAAAGATCAACAGGCGGATGATTCAATTGTTATTTCTGTAGAGGATATAGAATTTAGCTATCAAGGTAAAGAAGAATTGAATGATAACAAGCGTACATTTACCCGTACTTTTGCTTTTACGGATGGTTATAGTGAGCCATCTCTTATTTGGCAAGGTAACGCTACACATGATAGTGATAACATGATAGCGAATCATGAATTTAAATTTAGTGAACGAGGTATAGGGGAAGACTTGTTCAGTTTACTATTGAAACAACAAGGAAAAATTGTGAAGAAAGTAGATATGCCTGAAGAAACGGACAGTACTGTGAATATTGGTCAAATGGATCGAGGGCAGATTGAAAGCTTTATAGAATTAGAAGTGGCACCCAAAGTAGAAGAGTGGTTTTATGAATTGATGGGTGAAGTTGAAGGCGAACTTTATTAA
- a CDS encoding glycoside hydrolase family 18 protein, with protein MQIHVVQKGQSLYGIAQAYGISYQDIATANEIPNPSQIVVGQALVIPITGSYHWVQPGQSLYLISQLYGLTVNELATINGISPSSILQVGQRLYIPPRPKKLAEALLYVEPRTPVAQSMIDEVRNRVSQLTYLAMFSYEVQRDGSVKAPSIADIPSIATAAGVANALVVSNLEDFAFNADLAHAIFTDEAVQDRLFSNLIQIANEVGYKDIHFDFELLHPEDRELYNNFLRRARDRFHPAGLTLSTALAPMTSDIRTGIYGAHDYKAHGEIVDFVSLMTYEWGYTYSDPQAVSPIGPVRDVVEYAVSQIPHEKIFLGQNLYGYDWSSPYPSQGGSPAKALSPQQALAIAVRQEVDISYDYVAQAPHFRYTDDTGVQHEVWFEDARSIQAKFDLVKEFGLRGMMYWKLGLAFPQNWLLLTDNFTIRKIK; from the coding sequence GTGCAAATTCATGTAGTTCAAAAAGGGCAAAGCTTATATGGTATTGCCCAGGCTTACGGCATTAGCTATCAAGACATTGCAACCGCTAATGAAATTCCGAATCCCTCTCAGATTGTGGTAGGGCAAGCGCTAGTCATCCCCATTACAGGTAGTTATCACTGGGTTCAGCCGGGTCAATCACTTTATCTCATATCTCAATTATACGGCCTGACGGTTAATGAATTAGCAACCATCAATGGCATCTCTCCATCCAGTATTCTTCAAGTAGGGCAGCGACTTTATATTCCACCAAGACCGAAGAAACTGGCGGAGGCATTGTTATATGTCGAGCCGAGAACGCCAGTAGCGCAATCGATGATTGATGAAGTGAGAAATCGTGTTTCCCAATTAACCTACCTTGCCATGTTCAGTTACGAGGTCCAACGTGATGGCTCAGTAAAGGCACCGTCCATTGCTGATATACCGAGCATCGCTACAGCAGCAGGAGTAGCAAATGCGCTGGTTGTTAGTAACTTAGAGGATTTTGCATTTAATGCAGATTTGGCCCATGCAATTTTTACTGACGAAGCGGTCCAAGATCGTTTATTCAGCAATCTGATTCAAATCGCCAATGAAGTTGGCTATAAAGACATTCACTTTGACTTTGAACTTTTACATCCAGAAGATCGTGAGCTCTATAATAATTTCCTCCGAAGGGCGAGGGATCGTTTTCATCCAGCTGGGCTGACGCTATCGACTGCACTGGCTCCTATGACAAGTGATATTCGCACCGGAATTTACGGAGCACATGACTATAAAGCACACGGAGAGATTGTCGATTTCGTTTCCCTTATGACATACGAATGGGGCTATACGTATAGTGATCCGCAAGCTGTTAGCCCAATCGGTCCTGTACGAGATGTTGTAGAGTATGCAGTTAGTCAAATACCCCATGAGAAAATTTTCTTAGGTCAAAATTTATATGGCTATGACTGGTCTTCCCCTTATCCAAGCCAAGGTGGATCACCCGCTAAGGCACTTAGTCCTCAACAAGCACTAGCAATTGCAGTTAGGCAGGAAGTGGATATTAGCTATGATTATGTCGCACAAGCTCCCCATTTTAGGTATACGGACGATACAGGTGTACAACATGAAGTATGGTTTGAGGATGCACGTAGTATCCAAGCCAAATTCGATTTGGTCAAAGAGTTTGGTTTACGCGGCATGATGTATTGGAAGCTTGGCTTAGCCTTCCCGCAAAACTGGTTGTTGTTGACCGATAATTTTACAATACGAAAAATAAAATAA
- a CDS encoding ABC transporter ATP-binding protein — protein sequence MLEVSGLQKKYKDKTVIDNMSFQMKQGEIIGLVGENGAGKSTLLQLLATVMRPTQGDIQLAGLSYRTDIKKIRQKIGYVPQDISIWDEFTVEENMLFFEKLSWKRRTREQCRQLCLDMQLTHWKEGVEFLSGGMKRKLNLAISLLHDPVLLLLDEPTVGIDLKSKTEIGAYLHNLAKNQGKMIMYTSHDMDEITNVCDRVYAIGKDPFYLDLLQKKAVEVEVIT from the coding sequence ATGCTTGAAGTGTCTGGGCTACAGAAAAAATATAAAGACAAGACAGTTATCGATAATATGTCTTTTCAAATGAAACAAGGGGAGATTATCGGACTCGTTGGGGAAAATGGTGCAGGTAAATCAACGTTGCTACAATTATTGGCAACAGTGATGCGACCAACACAAGGAGATATTCAATTAGCAGGTCTTTCCTATAGAACGGACATCAAGAAAATTCGGCAGAAGATTGGCTATGTCCCACAAGATATTTCAATTTGGGATGAATTTACGGTAGAGGAAAATATGCTGTTCTTTGAAAAGCTATCATGGAAAAGGCGGACACGAGAACAGTGTCGACAGTTATGCTTGGACATGCAATTGACACACTGGAAGGAAGGTGTCGAGTTTTTGTCAGGTGGTATGAAGCGTAAATTGAATTTGGCTATTAGCTTACTACATGATCCCGTATTGTTATTATTGGATGAACCGACAGTTGGCATCGACTTGAAATCGAAGACGGAAATCGGAGCGTATTTGCATAACCTAGCGAAAAACCAAGGGAAAATGATTATGTACACATCGCATGATATGGATGAAATTACAAACGTCTGCGATCGGGTATATGCCATTGGCAAGGATCCGTTTTACTTGGATTTATTACAGAAAAAAGCAGTGGAGGTAGAGGTGATTACATGA
- a CDS encoding spore coat protein, whose amino-acid sequence MTQNPFDQTSENMHTGPVPPQMNHGGHELFDVHEALSGTVGALNQAILLRPYVKDPELLDILDRQYRFTLDEYNITVEAFKTGLDPSHPTGSYEMKEGNDFIYGMKPSQPKKPIQSDSELSDEIISGFLLASAKAGASMKTVAATETCNPVVRRVLADSVPNCIEMAYELAIYQNKHHYYQMPQLAQPDMQQLLNSFSTVGQPAMPNHTVQ is encoded by the coding sequence ATGACGCAAAATCCATTCGATCAAACAAGTGAAAATATGCACACGGGACCTGTTCCGCCACAGATGAATCATGGTGGTCATGAGCTATTCGATGTCCATGAAGCATTATCAGGAACTGTCGGTGCACTTAACCAAGCTATCTTATTACGTCCATATGTCAAAGACCCAGAGTTACTGGATATTTTGGATCGCCAATACCGCTTTACCTTAGACGAATATAATATTACTGTCGAGGCCTTTAAAACCGGACTGGATCCTTCCCATCCAACAGGCAGCTATGAGATGAAAGAAGGCAATGACTTCATCTATGGTATGAAGCCATCTCAACCAAAAAAGCCTATTCAATCCGATTCAGAACTGTCGGATGAAATCATTTCAGGCTTTTTACTCGCCTCTGCAAAAGCTGGCGCTTCGATGAAAACGGTAGCCGCAACTGAAACCTGTAATCCAGTCGTTCGCCGTGTCCTCGCCGACTCTGTACCGAACTGTATAGAAATGGCCTACGAATTGGCGATTTATCAAAATAAGCATCATTATTACCAGATGCCACAGCTCGCCCAGCCAGATATGCAGCAGTTGCTGAACTCGTTCTCCACAGTTGGTCAGCCCGCGATGCCCAATCATACGGTTCAATAG
- a CDS encoding Rpn family recombination-promoting nuclease/putative transposase: MSERALRRIPLEKFMDLKVDYSFKQLFGSEKNKKITVVFLNAILQRTGRQVIKEVAFTSQEVGGEYHSDKQSRLDILVRTQEDELINIEVQLANQYDMVKRTLYYWARVYNLQLEKGKGYHTLLPTITINICNFGLFNQTEKFHNIFHLCEREEKFRMDDVMEIHFIEMNKFIKQWYEKKLKPWDDVLARWLLLLGMVDGRKKKVYNEIYEELEMLAMEDKNLQDAFGVWQDLSRSREEVLAYESRLKYIMDEEARLDDAKYFAEKEGHQKGLEAGRKEGIEKGIEQGIEEGMKKVAKKMMKKGKSNEEIMELTDLTLDEVEALRANNANH; encoded by the coding sequence ATGAGTGAACGGGCACTACGCCGGATTCCATTGGAAAAATTCATGGATTTGAAGGTGGATTACAGCTTCAAACAATTATTTGGCAGCGAGAAAAATAAAAAGATAACAGTTGTCTTTTTGAATGCGATTTTACAGCGTACGGGTCGTCAGGTAATTAAAGAAGTAGCTTTTACAAGCCAAGAAGTTGGCGGAGAATACCATAGTGATAAGCAGTCGCGATTGGATATTTTAGTGAGAACGCAAGAAGATGAACTTATAAATATTGAAGTTCAATTAGCTAATCAATATGATATGGTGAAGCGAACATTGTACTATTGGGCACGTGTGTACAACTTACAACTTGAAAAAGGCAAAGGGTATCATACGTTATTGCCAACGATTACGATTAACATTTGTAATTTTGGCTTGTTTAATCAAACGGAAAAATTCCATAATATTTTCCATCTGTGTGAACGAGAAGAAAAGTTTCGTATGGATGATGTTATGGAGATTCACTTTATTGAAATGAATAAATTTATCAAACAGTGGTATGAAAAGAAGTTAAAACCTTGGGATGATGTTCTTGCTAGATGGCTGTTATTACTCGGGATGGTAGATGGACGAAAAAAGAAAGTCTACAACGAAATTTATGAGGAATTGGAGATGCTGGCGATGGAGGACAAAAATTTACAGGATGCATTTGGAGTTTGGCAGGATCTTAGTCGGTCTCGGGAAGAGGTATTGGCTTATGAGTCACGTTTGAAATACATTATGGATGAAGAAGCTAGGTTGGACGATGCTAAGTATTTTGCCGAAAAGGAAGGACATCAAAAAGGGCTTGAGGCAGGAAGAAAAGAAGGGATAGAAAAAGGAATAGAACAGGGTATTGAAGAGGGCATGAAAAAAGTGGCGAAAAAAATGATGAAGAAAGGAAAAAGCAACGAAGAAATTATGGAGCTGACAGATTTAACTTTAGATGAAGTTGAAGCATTAAGAGCAAATAACGCTAATCATTAG
- the gdhA gene encoding NADP-specific glutamate dehydrogenase, with amino-acid sequence MTKLDSIHTDNKKRANDYVHEVYELVKKRNPDEKEFLQATREIFDSLRPVFSKHPEYITNGILERITEPERIITFRVAWEDDQGKVHVNRGFRVQFNSDLGPYKGGIRFHPSVNSSIMKFLAFEQIFKNALTGQPIGAGKGGSDFDPKGKSDREIMRFTQSFITELSKYIGPDRDVPAGDIGVGKREIGYMFGQYNRLKGGYEAGVFTGKDPNHGGSLGRKEATGYGTVYFVEEMLKEKGLSFDGQTVIVSGSGNVSTYAMEKAIQLGAKVVACSDSGGYIYDPNGINLDTVKRLKEVENKRISEYTKDHLQAEYHEDCSAIWSIPCDIALPCATQNEIDEIAARMLVANSVKAIGEGANMPCTLEAMALFQENSVLFGPAKAANAGGVAVSAMEMSQNSMRLSWTAEEVDEKLHLVMKNIYVSCVDAAERFGHPGNLVMGANIAGFLKVADAMVAHGLS; translated from the coding sequence ATGACTAAATTGGATTCAATTCATACTGATAATAAAAAAAGAGCAAATGATTACGTTCATGAAGTATATGAATTAGTGAAAAAGCGCAACCCAGATGAAAAGGAATTTCTGCAAGCGACAAGAGAAATCTTCGACTCCCTTCGCCCCGTTTTTTCCAAGCATCCCGAATATATTACAAATGGAATATTGGAGCGCATTACAGAACCGGAACGCATTATTACTTTTCGTGTTGCATGGGAAGATGATCAAGGAAAAGTCCATGTGAACCGTGGTTTCCGCGTTCAGTTTAATAGCGATCTAGGACCGTACAAAGGTGGTATTCGCTTCCATCCTTCTGTCAACAGCAGTATTATGAAGTTTCTTGCTTTTGAACAAATTTTCAAAAATGCTTTAACGGGTCAACCAATTGGAGCAGGTAAAGGTGGTTCTGATTTTGATCCGAAGGGAAAATCGGATCGTGAAATTATGCGCTTTACGCAAAGCTTTATAACAGAATTGAGTAAGTATATTGGTCCGGATCGAGACGTTCCTGCGGGAGATATCGGTGTTGGAAAAAGAGAGATTGGTTACATGTTTGGGCAGTATAACCGCTTGAAGGGCGGCTATGAGGCTGGTGTTTTCACTGGGAAAGATCCAAATCATGGCGGTAGTCTTGGGCGTAAAGAGGCAACTGGCTATGGAACTGTCTATTTTGTAGAAGAAATGTTGAAAGAAAAAGGCTTGAGCTTTGACGGGCAAACAGTTATCGTTTCGGGCTCAGGGAATGTGTCTACCTATGCGATGGAAAAGGCCATTCAGCTTGGTGCGAAAGTAGTCGCATGTAGCGATTCAGGCGGTTATATTTATGATCCAAATGGCATTAACTTAGACACGGTGAAACGTTTGAAAGAAGTCGAGAACAAACGAATTTCTGAATACACCAAAGATCATTTACAGGCAGAATATCATGAGGATTGTTCAGCCATTTGGTCTATCCCTTGTGATATCGCTCTTCCATGTGCAACACAAAATGAAATTGATGAGATTGCTGCACGGATGCTCGTTGCGAATTCAGTGAAGGCAATCGGGGAAGGTGCCAATATGCCCTGTACACTTGAGGCAATGGCATTGTTCCAAGAGAATAGTGTATTATTCGGCCCAGCAAAAGCAGCTAACGCGGGTGGTGTGGCTGTTTCAGCAATGGAAATGTCACAAAACAGTATGCGCTTGTCATGGACAGCAGAAGAAGTTGACGAAAAACTTCATCTTGTTATGAAAAATATTTACGTAAGCTGTGTGGATGCAGCAGAGCGCTTTGGCCATCCAGGCAATTTAGTCATGGGCGCCAACATCGCCGGCTTCTTGAAAGTCGCAGATGCGATGGTTGCGCATGGTCTTAGTTAA